In the genome of Micromonospora sp. Llam0, the window GCGTCAGCCGGCCCTCGGCGACGGCCGCGTTCAACCGGGCGACGACCGCTTCCCGGTCCGCATCGGACATCCGCAGTTCCCGCCGCGACGGCACGACCTCGCCACTCATCAGACCACTCTACGACGCGTCCGCCCACCCCCGGCCGCCCGCGGCGCGGTGCGGCCCGGGGCCCCGGGCCGCACCGCGCCGACGTCAGTGCCGGATCGGCATCAGCAACGAACAGCTCCGGTCGTCGACGGGCAGCCGCACGGCCAGCGGCCGGATCGGCCCGTCCAGGTCCAGCACCAGCTGACCGCCACCGGCAGCCGCCACCGCCTGCAACAGGAACTCCCGGTTCACCGCGACGTACCGGTCCGGTGCGGCGTGCCAGGCGGCCTCGTCGGCGAGCTCGACCACGCCGGTGTCCGACACCGCCAGTACGGCGACCGGGTGCGTGGCGCCGAGGTGTTCACGCAGCACCCTCGGCGCCCGGTCGGGTGCCAGCGCCCGTCGCAACTCGGCGGCGTCCACGGTGACCTGCCGTCGGCCCTCGGCGCCCCGGACCGGCAGCAACGGCCGATAGTCGGGAAAGTCGTGGTCCAGCGGGGCGGTGGTGATCCGCCAGCCCGGCGCGGAGGCGTCGACGCCGTCCGGACCGAAGACCAGTTCCGCTACCGGGTTGCGGTCGACCTGGCTGCGCACGCCAGTCACGAAGCCGCCTGGCACCAGGACCGTCACGGCCGGGCCGTCGACCGCCGTCGGGACGAGTTCGGCGACCGCCATGCGGTAACGGTCGGTCGCGGCGAACCGTACGACGTCGGTGGAGACCTCGACGTGCACCCCGGCCAGGGCGGGAATCTCGGGGTCGGTGCCGACGGCGAACCGTACGGCGTCCAACGCGCCGGCCAGGTCGGCGGCGTCGGCGGTGACCCGGGTCGTGGTAGTGGTCATGGTTGTCCGGTTCTCCTCGGCATCGAGCAGGGCATGGATGCGGGAGAGCTCCCGGCGGGCATCGGCGAGCCCGTCGACCAGGCGCAGCAGGTGTACGTCCAGCAGCCGCCGGGCCACCGTGACGTCGGGCAACGCCCGGACCGCCTCAGTGATCTCGGCCAGCGGCAGG includes:
- a CDS encoding MerR family transcriptional regulator, producing the protein MHSIGETARTSGLTVSALRFYDAAGVLVPAAVDPHTGYRWYAVSQLRAARLLAGLRRVGLPLAEITEAVRALPDVTVARRLLDVHLLRLVDGLADARRELSRIHALLDAEENRTTMTTTTTRVTADAADLAGALDAVRFAVGTDPEIPALAGVHVEVSTDVVRFAATDRYRMAVAELVPTAVDGPAVTVLVPGGFVTGVRSQVDRNPVAELVFGPDGVDASAPGWRITTAPLDHDFPDYRPLLPVRGAEGRRQVTVDAAELRRALAPDRAPRVLREHLGATHPVAVLAVSDTGVVELADEAAWHAAPDRYVAVNREFLLQAVAAAGGGQLVLDLDGPIRPLAVRLPVDDRSCSLLMPIRH